The following proteins are encoded in a genomic region of Fusobacterium sp. DD2:
- a CDS encoding isoprenyl transferase has translation MKIMKIQVPDHIAIIMDGNGRWAKKRGLPRTFGHREGAASLRKVITHAAKLGVKYLTVYAFSTENWKRSKEEVSALMFLFKSYIKNEEKNIMENNIRFMVSGRTDNVSPALLKAIRALEEKSKNNTGLTFNIAFNYGGRAEIVDAVNRIIKSGVESVDEESFSKYLYHDIPDPELLIRTSGELRISNFLLWQIAYSEIYITDTLWPDFDEKELEKAIEEFNKRDRRFGGAK, from the coding sequence GTGAAAATTATGAAAATTCAAGTACCTGACCATATTGCGATAATAATGGACGGCAATGGAAGATGGGCTAAAAAAAGAGGACTTCCCAGAACTTTTGGACATAGGGAAGGAGCAGCATCTCTTAGAAAAGTAATCACTCATGCAGCAAAGCTTGGTGTTAAGTATCTTACAGTCTATGCTTTTTCTACTGAAAACTGGAAAAGAAGCAAAGAGGAAGTAAGTGCACTGATGTTTCTTTTCAAGAGCTATATAAAAAATGAAGAAAAGAATATAATGGAAAATAATATAAGGTTTATGGTTTCAGGAAGGACAGATAATGTAAGTCCTGCACTTTTAAAGGCAATTAGAGCCTTAGAGGAAAAGTCTAAAAACAATACAGGGTTGACTTTTAATATTGCATTTAACTATGGAGGTAGAGCTGAAATAGTAGATGCTGTAAACAGGATAATAAAATCAGGTGTTGAAAGTGTAGATGAAGAGAGTTTTTCAAAATATCTATACCATGATATTCCAGATCCAGAACTTCTTATTAGAACAAGTGGAGAGCTTAGAATATCAAATTTCCTATTATGGCAGATAGCATATTCAGAGATTTATATAACAGATACTCTTTGGCCTGATTTTGATGAGAAGGAATTGGAAAAGGCTATTGAAGAATTTAACAAAAGAGATAGAAGATTTGGGGGAGCGAAATAA
- a CDS encoding phosphatidate cytidylyltransferase, whose amino-acid sequence MLSRILVAIVGIPLLVWILLNGGFPLFVFTEVVVLIGAHEFFKMSEIGGKKPSKVIGMGLAFLIPLAVYLEQAGILNIGTEAVTALGIIVVMSLRVIQNRVEDASTDIGETLLGALYPAILFSHCILISYLPNGGKWLLTAQIMVWVCDSFAYFVGMAIGRKIFNRGFNSISPKKSIEGSIGGTLATIIALAIADRYFGLTQGGMNLITVVLFGIFISAVAQIGDLGESMYKREFKVKDSGTILRGHGGILDRFDSMLFVAPVMYYLLKFIIL is encoded by the coding sequence ATGTTAAGTAGAATATTGGTAGCCATAGTTGGAATACCTTTACTTGTATGGATACTTTTAAATGGTGGTTTTCCACTATTTGTTTTTACAGAGGTTGTAGTATTAATTGGAGCACATGAGTTCTTTAAAATGTCAGAAATTGGCGGGAAAAAGCCAAGTAAAGTCATTGGAATGGGACTTGCTTTTTTAATTCCACTTGCAGTTTATCTGGAGCAGGCTGGGATTTTAAATATTGGAACAGAGGCAGTAACTGCTTTAGGTATTATTGTGGTTATGTCTTTAAGAGTTATACAAAATAGAGTGGAAGATGCAAGTACAGATATAGGAGAGACACTTTTAGGAGCTCTGTATCCAGCTATACTTTTTTCACATTGCATATTGATAAGCTATCTTCCTAATGGTGGGAAATGGCTTCTTACAGCTCAGATAATGGTATGGGTATGTGATAGCTTTGCATATTTTGTTGGTATGGCAATTGGTAGAAAGATATTTAATAGAGGGTTTAACAGCATAAGTCCTAAAAAATCAATAGAGGGATCTATTGGAGGAACTTTAGCTACAATAATAGCCCTTGCAATTGCAGATAGATACTTTGGACTTACACAAGGTGGAATGAACCTTATAACTGTTGTATTATTTGGAATATTTATAAGTGCAGTGGCTCAAATAGGTGACCTTGGAGAGTCTATGTATAAAAGAGAGTTTAAAGTAAAAGATTCAGGAACAATACTGAGAGGTCATGGAGGAATACTTGATAGATTTGATAGTATGCTTTTTGTTGCACCTGTTATGTACTACCTGTTAAAATTTATAATATTGTAA
- the dxr gene encoding 1-deoxy-D-xylulose-5-phosphate reductoisomerase: protein MKRIVVLGSTGSIGTNALEIIKHSEGKFKLVGISGHRNHELLIKQIEEFRPEYVSVGTKEGYDAIKAKFPGIKLFYQEEGLKALAGIKDYDILLTAVSGAVGIEATVEGIKNGKRIALANKETMVAAGPYINKLLKEYAEAEIVPVDSEHSAIFQSLLGGKRDEVRKIIITASGGTFRGKTTEELKDVSVEQALKHPNWSMGRKITIDSSTLVNKGLEVIEAHELFGVDYEDIEVVVHPQSVIHSMVEFKDRAVIAQLGAPDMKLPIQYAFTYPERMASEVLEPLDLFKMNNLTFEKPDTETFKGIKFAFKAGRIGKTMPAVLNAANEAAVDLFLRGKIKFLTIYEIIEKAMDRHTPVEIDCVETIKKVDKETREWVYSHYER from the coding sequence ATGAAAAGAATAGTTGTATTAGGTTCTACAGGGAGCATAGGAACAAATGCCCTTGAGATAATAAAACATTCTGAAGGAAAATTTAAGCTTGTGGGAATAAGTGGTCATAGAAACCATGAGCTTTTAATAAAGCAGATAGAGGAATTTAGACCTGAATATGTATCAGTTGGTACAAAGGAAGGGTATGATGCTATAAAAGCTAAATTTCCTGGGATAAAGCTTTTCTATCAGGAAGAGGGACTAAAGGCTCTGGCAGGAATAAAAGATTATGATATACTTTTAACTGCTGTATCTGGAGCTGTTGGTATAGAAGCCACTGTAGAGGGAATAAAAAATGGAAAAAGAATAGCCCTTGCAAATAAAGAGACAATGGTTGCAGCAGGACCATATATCAATAAACTTTTAAAAGAGTATGCTGAAGCAGAGATAGTTCCAGTTGACAGTGAGCATTCAGCTATATTCCAATCTTTATTAGGTGGAAAAAGAGATGAGGTAAGAAAGATAATAATTACCGCAAGTGGTGGTACTTTTAGAGGAAAAACTACAGAGGAATTAAAGGATGTAAGTGTGGAACAGGCACTTAAACACCCTAACTGGTCAATGGGAAGAAAGATTACTATTGACTCTTCAACACTTGTAAATAAAGGTCTTGAAGTAATAGAGGCCCATGAACTATTTGGAGTGGACTATGAGGATATAGAGGTTGTAGTGCATCCACAAAGTGTTATTCACTCAATGGTTGAATTTAAAGATAGAGCAGTAATAGCTCAACTGGGAGCACCAGATATGAAGCTTCCTATACAGTATGCATTTACTTATCCTGAGAGAATGGCAAGTGAAGTATTAGAGCCATTGGATCTATTTAAAATGAACAATCTTACTTTTGAAAAACCAGACACTGAAACATTTAAAGGGATAAAATTTGCATTTAAGGCTGGAAGAATAGGTAAGACTATGCCAGCTGTATTAAATGCTGCAAATGAAGCAGCAGTGGATCTTTTCTTAAGAGGAAAGATTAAGTTTTTAACTATCTATGAGATAATAGAAAAGGCCATGGATAGACATACACCAGTTGAAATTGACTGTGTGGAAACAATAAAAAAAGTAGATAAAGAGACAAGAGAATGGGTATATTCTCATTATGAAAGGTAG
- a CDS encoding thymidylate kinase, giving the protein MGRLIVIEGTDSSGKETQTKKLFERFEREGKKVRKISFPNYESPACAPVKMYLAGEFGDNANKVNPYPVSAMYAIDRYASYKKDWGEFYENDGILITDRYTTSNMVHQASKIADENEKKKYLDWLEDLEYEKMELPRPDMVIFLNMPTEMAVKLMAERKNKITGEDKKDIHEKNVDYLKKSYTNACEIADKYSWKEIKCVENGRLKSIDEIGDEIYSQVLSILG; this is encoded by the coding sequence ATGGGTAGACTTATAGTAATTGAAGGAACAGATTCAAGTGGTAAGGAAACACAGACAAAGAAGCTTTTTGAAAGATTTGAACGTGAAGGAAAAAAAGTAAGAAAAATATCATTTCCAAATTATGAGAGTCCTGCTTGTGCACCTGTAAAGATGTATCTGGCTGGAGAGTTTGGAGATAATGCAAATAAAGTAAATCCATATCCAGTATCAGCTATGTATGCTATAGATAGATATGCATCATACAAAAAGGACTGGGGAGAATTTTACGAAAATGATGGAATCTTAATTACAGACAGATATACTACATCAAACATGGTACATCAGGCATCAAAAATAGCTGATGAAAATGAAAAGAAAAAATATCTGGATTGGCTTGAAGATCTTGAATATGAAAAGATGGAACTTCCAAGACCTGACATGGTGATATTTCTTAATATGCCGACTGAGATGGCTGTAAAACTTATGGCAGAGAGAAAAAATAAGATAACAGGTGAGGATAAAAAGGATATACATGAGAAAAATGTAGATTACTTAAAAAAATCCTATACAAATGCCTGTGAAATAGCCGATAAATATAGTTGGAAAGAGATAAAATGCGTAGAAAATGGAAGGCTTAAAAGTATAGATGAGATAGGGGATGAGATTTATTCTCAGGTTCTTTCTATTCTTGGTTAG
- a CDS encoding M50 family metallopeptidase has protein sequence MNILIAVLVLGVIIFIHELGHFMAAKFFKMPVSEFSIGMGPQVYSYNTMKTTYSIRAIPIGGFVNIEGMEIDSDVEDGFNTKPAYARFIVLVAGVVMNFLLAFVVIFSVVSIMGTYTPDPNPVIGMVYNEVKASKILKPQDRIVEINGNAVTKWDDISRTIASVLKDDNKIPSLNVKVKRGSELEDLDVPLTKDPNSDRMILGIVPNMIHEKPTVMEATKQSIKTGVRIFEDTIRGIKLLVTGKVKSKELTGPIGIIKVVGDATSQGPSLVLWLMAMISINIGVLNLLPFPALDGGRVIFVILEIFGIKISKKIEERVHMAGMIFLFGLIIFITTNDIFNLVK, from the coding sequence ATGAATATATTAATAGCAGTTTTAGTATTAGGAGTAATAATATTTATTCATGAACTTGGGCATTTTATGGCTGCTAAATTTTTTAAGATGCCTGTGAGTGAATTTTCAATAGGTATGGGGCCACAGGTATATTCATATAACACTATGAAGACTACCTATTCAATAAGGGCAATTCCTATAGGAGGATTTGTAAATATTGAAGGGATGGAGATAGATAGTGATGTGGAAGATGGCTTTAATACCAAACCTGCATATGCAAGGTTTATAGTTCTTGTAGCAGGGGTAGTTATGAATTTTCTTCTTGCTTTTGTTGTAATTTTTTCAGTTGTATCAATTATGGGAACATATACTCCAGATCCTAATCCAGTAATTGGGATGGTCTATAATGAGGTAAAAGCCAGTAAAATTTTAAAGCCTCAGGATAGAATAGTTGAAATAAATGGAAATGCAGTTACAAAATGGGATGATATAAGCAGAACAATAGCAAGTGTATTAAAAGATGATAACAAAATCCCAAGTTTAAACGTCAAAGTAAAAAGAGGATCGGAGTTAGAAGACCTTGATGTCCCTTTGACAAAGGATCCTAATAGTGACAGGATGATTTTAGGGATTGTACCAAATATGATACACGAAAAACCAACAGTAATGGAAGCTACTAAGCAGAGTATCAAAACTGGTGTAAGAATATTTGAGGATACAATAAGAGGAATAAAACTTTTAGTTACTGGAAAAGTTAAGAGTAAAGAGTTAACAGGACCTATAGGAATTATAAAAGTAGTGGGAGATGCTACAAGTCAGGGGCCATCACTTGTATTGTGGTTAATGGCAATGATTTCAATAAATATAGGTGTATTAAATCTGTTACCATTTCCAGCACTTGACGGTGGAAGAGTGATATTTGTAATTTTAGAGATATTTGGAATAAAGATAAGTAAAAAGATTGAAGAGAGAGTACATATGGCAGGTATGATATTTCTGTTCGGTTTGATTATTTTTATAACAACTAATGATATTTTCAATCTAGTTAAATAA
- a CDS encoding sigma-54 dependent transcriptional regulator produces the protein MKNAILAISERKETLKQIRKELSDEYEIITFNNLLDALDMLRESDFDIILLDEYLTWFNFAEAKRKLSGLGKDFVVVGLLENETEEAIEELKNADIYNYLVKPVELKEMNRIILPALKNLEMLKEKRKLEEKLASLEEDSEIVGQSPRIKDVKTLVEKVAESDLAVLITGENGLGKEIVAKEIFKKSDRRKNNYIVVSCASIPEENMERELFGYERGAFTGANASKKGVFEEADGGTVFLDDISAMDLKSQSKLLKVIEYGELKRVGGNKTRRVDVRFIASSNKDLKEETEKGRFRKDLYHRLTAFPIEVPPLRERKEDIPLLANYFLNQIVRELHRDTPVISGEAMKYLMEYSYPGNIRELKNMIERMVILSTDKVIDVEDLPLEIKMKADTVENKTVVGVGPLKDILEQEIYSLAEVEKVVIAIALQKTRWNKQETSKLLGIGRTTLYEKIRKYGLDFK, from the coding sequence ATGAAAAATGCTATTTTGGCAATTTCCGAAAGAAAAGAAACACTTAAGCAGATAAGAAAAGAACTTTCAGATGAATACGAAATAATTACATTCAACAATCTTTTAGATGCTTTAGATATGTTGAGAGAGAGTGATTTCGATATCATACTACTAGACGAGTACTTAACTTGGTTTAACTTTGCAGAAGCAAAAAGAAAATTAAGCGGGTTAGGAAAAGATTTCGTAGTTGTAGGATTACTTGAAAATGAAACTGAAGAAGCTATAGAAGAGTTGAAAAATGCAGATATATACAACTATTTAGTAAAACCAGTAGAATTAAAAGAGATGAACAGAATAATTCTTCCAGCTCTTAAAAATCTTGAAATGTTAAAAGAAAAGAGAAAATTAGAAGAAAAACTTGCAAGTCTTGAAGAAGACAGTGAAATTGTAGGACAATCTCCTAGAATAAAAGATGTTAAAACTTTAGTTGAAAAAGTTGCAGAAAGCGACTTAGCTGTTTTAATTACTGGAGAAAATGGATTAGGTAAAGAGATAGTTGCAAAAGAGATATTCAAGAAAAGTGACAGAAGAAAGAATAACTACATAGTAGTAAGCTGTGCTTCTATTCCAGAAGAAAATATGGAAAGAGAACTTTTCGGATATGAAAGAGGAGCATTTACTGGAGCAAATGCAAGTAAAAAAGGTGTTTTTGAAGAAGCAGATGGTGGAACAGTATTCTTAGATGATATCTCTGCTATGGACCTTAAATCTCAATCTAAACTGTTAAAAGTTATAGAATATGGAGAATTAAAAAGAGTTGGTGGAAATAAAACAAGAAGAGTAGATGTTAGATTTATCGCATCTTCAAATAAAGATCTTAAAGAAGAAACAGAAAAGGGAAGATTTAGAAAAGATCTATATCATAGATTAACAGCTTTCCCTATTGAAGTTCCACCTTTAAGAGAGAGAAAAGAGGATATTCCTTTACTTGCTAACTACTTCCTAAACCAAATAGTTAGAGAGTTACATAGAGATACTCCTGTAATTTCTGGAGAAGCTATGAAATATTTAATGGAATATTCATATCCAGGAAATATAAGAGAATTAAAAAATATGATAGAAAGAATGGTAATCCTTTCAACAGATAAAGTAATAGATGTTGAAGATCTACCTCTTGAAATAAAAATGAAAGCTGATACAGTTGAAAATAAAACTGTAGTTGGAGTAGGACCATTAAAAGATATTCTTGAACAAGAAATCTATAGTTTAGCTGAAGTTGAAAAAGTAGTTATAGCTATTGCACTTCAAAAAACTAGATGGAATAAACAAGAAACTTCTAAATTATTAGGAATTGGAAGAACTACTCTATATGAAAAAATAAGAAAATACGGATTAGATTTCAAATAA
- a CDS encoding peptidylprolyl isomerase encodes MAIRKFRKHMKPFIWFITIAFVLSTAIVGIMSMKSMHGRINNYAFKLNGKKIERMELERTRSNLNQNLSRYLGPNLDRDMLQLMAFDEVINKELTLKIADDLHVKVPSSDVNAQYKAFEKSIGNKEQFKKMLQVQGFTKKTFKDEIKDNMLVQKAFEKIAQGINPSEDEIAKYYHENEFTKYNGQTLEEAKEDAKNSIVKLKTMEQYYALLEKAKSEAKVEDVADEYKKFEPKVDLEKDGYKVTNVEIARKAMSAMANSVDKDTAEAQAKEYYEKQIGFISNAKADGIALNSNLPIDYQIVEYQQGMYNKIRASLTPTEAELKKFFSENSLRYDTYPSAKADIAILKVEPSDADKKEARVKAENLLKELTPENFAQKAKEFSNGPSAPNGGQLGWFAKGDMVAPFDKAVFEGKVGEIYPQPVETQFGYHLIYIEDRHDKDGKAKASHILIIPKISDKTVADKKASLKEFEEKLAKGEISFEDAGKNRPDVIQSGVFDINNAGYISGLGYNDKLADVILKAPLNKLEVYNTKGSNIYIFKKIDEVKFKKAKFEDIRQRVTEDYKNVKAQEAMSRYM; translated from the coding sequence ATGGCGATTAGAAAATTTCGTAAACATATGAAACCATTTATATGGTTTATTACTATAGCCTTTGTACTATCAACTGCTATAGTAGGTATAATGAGCATGAAAAGTATGCATGGAAGAATAAACAACTATGCTTTCAAATTAAATGGTAAAAAAATTGAAAGAATGGAGCTTGAAAGAACAAGATCAAATCTTAATCAGAATCTTTCAAGATACCTTGGACCTAATTTAGATAGAGATATGCTTCAACTTATGGCCTTTGATGAGGTTATAAATAAGGAGCTTACACTTAAAATAGCAGATGATTTACATGTTAAGGTTCCTAGCAGTGATGTTAATGCACAATATAAAGCATTTGAAAAATCAATAGGAAATAAAGAGCAGTTTAAAAAGATGCTACAGGTACAAGGATTTACAAAGAAAACTTTCAAAGATGAGATTAAGGACAATATGCTTGTTCAAAAAGCATTTGAAAAAATAGCACAAGGTATTAACCCTAGTGAAGATGAGATTGCAAAATATTACCATGAAAATGAATTTACTAAATATAATGGACAAACATTAGAGGAAGCTAAAGAGGATGCAAAAAATTCTATAGTTAAACTTAAAACTATGGAGCAATACTATGCACTTCTTGAAAAAGCTAAATCAGAAGCTAAAGTGGAAGATGTAGCAGATGAGTATAAGAAATTTGAACCAAAAGTAGATTTAGAGAAAGATGGATATAAAGTAACAAATGTAGAGATAGCTAGAAAGGCTATGTCTGCTATGGCAAACAGTGTTGATAAAGACACTGCTGAAGCTCAGGCAAAAGAATACTACGAAAAACAAATCGGATTTATAAGTAATGCTAAAGCTGATGGTATTGCACTTAACAGTAATTTACCAATTGACTATCAAATAGTTGAATATCAGCAAGGAATGTACAATAAAATAAGAGCTTCTCTTACACCTACAGAAGCTGAGCTGAAGAAATTCTTCAGTGAAAATTCACTTAGATATGATACTTATCCAAGTGCTAAAGCTGATATTGCTATCCTGAAAGTTGAACCTTCAGATGCTGATAAAAAAGAGGCAAGAGTAAAAGCTGAAAATTTACTAAAAGAACTTACTCCTGAAAATTTTGCACAAAAGGCAAAAGAGTTTTCAAATGGACCTAGTGCACCGAATGGAGGACAGCTTGGATGGTTTGCAAAGGGAGATATGGTAGCTCCTTTTGATAAAGCTGTATTTGAGGGAAAAGTTGGAGAGATATACCCTCAACCAGTGGAAACACAATTTGGATATCACTTGATATATATTGAAGATAGACATGACAAAGATGGAAAAGCAAAAGCAAGTCATATTCTTATTATCCCAAAAATATCTGACAAAACAGTAGCAGATAAAAAAGCAAGCTTAAAAGAGTTTGAAGAAAAACTTGCAAAGGGAGAAATAAGCTTTGAAGATGCAGGAAAAAATAGACCTGATGTAATTCAAAGTGGTGTTTTTGATATAAACAATGCTGGATATATTTCTGGACTTGGATATAATGATAAACTTGCAGATGTTATACTTAAAGCACCTCTGAATAAACTTGAAGTATATAATACAAAAGGATCAAATATCTATATATTCAAGAAAATAGATGAGGTAAAATTTAAGAAGGCTAAATTTGAAGACATTAGACAAAGAGTAACA